A section of the Saccopteryx leptura isolate mSacLep1 chromosome 6, mSacLep1_pri_phased_curated, whole genome shotgun sequence genome encodes:
- the COMMD4 gene encoding COMM domain-containing protein 4 isoform X1 gives MRFRFCGDLDCPDWVLAEISTLAKISSVKLRLLCGQVLKELLGQGIDYEKVLKLTADARFESGDVKATVAVLSFILSSAAKHNVDGESLSSELQQLGLPKEHAASLCRCYEEKQSPLQEHLRACSLRVNRLAGTGWRVDYTLSSSLLQSAEEPMVHLQLEVATVPDAPAQPLSMSLSADKFKVLLAELKQAQSLMSTLG, from the exons ATG AGGTTCCGGTTCTGCGGTGATCTGGACTGTCCCGACTGGGTCCTGGCAGAGATCAGCACACTCGCCAAGATT TCCTCTGTGAAGCTGAGGCTGCTGTGTGGCCAGGTGCTGAAGGAGCTTCTGGGACAGGGAATTGAC TATGAGAAGGTCCTGAAGCTCACCGCCGACGCCAGGTTTG AGTCCGGTGATGTGAAGGCCACCGTGGCAGTGCTGAGCTTCATCCTCTCCAGTGCAGCCAAGCATAACGTGGATGGCGAGTCCTTGTCCAGTGAATTGCAGCAGCTGGGGCTGCCTAAAG AGCACGCAGCCAGCCTGTGTCGCTGTTATGAGGAGAAGCAGAGCCCCCTGCAGGAGCACCTGCGGGCCTGCAGCCTGCGTG TGAACAGGCTGGCAGGCACTGGCTGGCGGGTGGACTACACCCTGAGCTCCAGCCTGCTGCAGTCTGCGGAGGAGCCTATGGTGCACCTGCAGCTGGAGGTGGCCACTGTCCCAGATGCCCCGGCCCAGCCCCTCTCCATGTCCCTCTCAGCAGACAAATTCAAGGTCCTCCTGGCGG AACTGAAGCAGGCCCAGAGCCTGATGAGCACCCTGGGCTGA
- the COMMD4 gene encoding COMM domain-containing protein 4 isoform X2, with product MRFRFCGDLDCPDWVLAEISTLAKISSVKLRLLCGQVLKELLGQGIDYEKVLKLTADARFESGDVKATVAVLSFILSSAAKHNVDGESLSSELQQLGLPKEHAASLCRCYEEKQSPLQEHLRACSLRELKQAQSLMSTLG from the exons ATG AGGTTCCGGTTCTGCGGTGATCTGGACTGTCCCGACTGGGTCCTGGCAGAGATCAGCACACTCGCCAAGATT TCCTCTGTGAAGCTGAGGCTGCTGTGTGGCCAGGTGCTGAAGGAGCTTCTGGGACAGGGAATTGAC TATGAGAAGGTCCTGAAGCTCACCGCCGACGCCAGGTTTG AGTCCGGTGATGTGAAGGCCACCGTGGCAGTGCTGAGCTTCATCCTCTCCAGTGCAGCCAAGCATAACGTGGATGGCGAGTCCTTGTCCAGTGAATTGCAGCAGCTGGGGCTGCCTAAAG AGCACGCAGCCAGCCTGTGTCGCTGTTATGAGGAGAAGCAGAGCCCCCTGCAGGAGCACCTGCGGGCCTGCAGCCTGCGTG AACTGAAGCAGGCCCAGAGCCTGATGAGCACCCTGGGCTGA